A region of Legionella donaldsonii DNA encodes the following proteins:
- the dapD gene encoding 2,3,4,5-tetrahydropyridine-2,6-dicarboxylate N-succinyltransferase, producing MNSLQSIIEQGFEERHELSPATTSRELMAAVDKVISELDKGNYRVAEKIDGEWIVHQWLKKAVLLSFKLYPNQIIDGGFCQFYDKVPLKFADYSTAEFSQTGVRVVPHAMIRRGAFIGKNTVLMPSYVNIGAYIDEGVMIDTWATVGSCAQIGKNVHLSGGAGIGGVLEPLQANPTIIEDNCFIGARSEVVEGVIVERDSVLSMGVFLGQSTKIYNRLTGTVSYGRIPAGSVVVSGSMPSDDGSHSLYCAVIVKQVDEKTRAKVSINELLRDIK from the coding sequence ATGAACTCATTACAAAGCATTATCGAGCAGGGATTCGAGGAACGGCATGAATTATCTCCCGCAACCACATCAAGAGAATTAATGGCTGCGGTGGATAAGGTCATTTCTGAGCTTGATAAAGGAAATTATCGGGTTGCCGAAAAAATTGATGGTGAGTGGATTGTTCACCAATGGCTTAAAAAAGCCGTTTTATTATCCTTTAAACTGTACCCCAATCAAATCATTGATGGGGGTTTTTGTCAGTTTTATGATAAAGTCCCCCTTAAATTTGCAGATTATAGCACGGCAGAATTCAGCCAAACCGGTGTACGCGTGGTACCTCACGCCATGATAAGACGTGGTGCTTTTATTGGTAAAAATACGGTGCTGATGCCTTCTTATGTCAATATAGGAGCTTATATCGATGAAGGCGTTATGATTGATACCTGGGCAACAGTAGGTTCATGTGCCCAAATCGGTAAAAACGTACATCTTTCAGGCGGTGCAGGAATAGGTGGTGTTTTAGAGCCCTTGCAGGCTAATCCTACTATTATTGAAGATAATTGTTTTATTGGTGCTCGCTCAGAGGTGGTAGAAGGGGTTATTGTTGAGCGAGATTCAGTTTTATCGATGGGTGTTTTCTTAGGTCAAAGCACCAAAATATACAACCGCCTGACTGGCACCGTAAGTTATGGTCGTATACCAGCAGGTTCCGTTGTTGTTTCTGGCAGCATGCCTAGTGACGATGGGTCTCATAGTCTCTACTGTGCCGTCATTGTCAAACAGGTTGATGAAAAAACCCGAGCTAAAGTGAGCATCAATGAGTTATTAAGAGATATAAAATAA